The following DNA comes from Deltaproteobacteria bacterium.
TTCGGGCCAGTAGGCCAGGGTGCGGTTCAGCCAATTCTTGTCGTCGCGGGCCGGATAGTCCTCGCGGTTGTGGCTGCCCCGGCTTTCCTTGCGGGCCAGAGCGCCGGTGGCAATGCACAGGGCCAGACGGACCTGGCCTTGCAGTTTGAGCGCCGCCGCGACCTCGGCGTTGGCTCCGAGGCCGTTTGAGACCAGACCGATTTTGCCGGCCCGTTCGTACACGCCCTGCAGGGCTTCGATACAGGCCTGGAGATCCTTTTCGTTGCGGAACACGAAACAGCCCTTCATGAGGGCGTCCTGCATTTCGGCGCGGACCTTGTAGACGTTTTCTTTGCCCAAACGGTCATGGATGAGGTCGTCGATGCGTTGCCGCTGCTTGGCGGCTTCGGCCTTGACCAGGGACGTGGAAAAGCAGGTTTCGCAGCCCTTCAGATATTCGACGATATGCCGGCCGATGATGCCGCCGGCAACCACGGTTTCGGCCAGGGAGTTGCCGCCCAGACGATTGAAGCCGTGCATGTCCCAACAGGCCGCCTCGCCGGCCGAGAACAGGCCTTTGAGGCCATAGGCCGCGCCGGTCTTGTCCGTGCGCACGCCGGCCATGGTGTAGTGCTGGGTCGGACGCACCGGAATGAGCTGGGTGCGGGCGTCCACGCCAAGGAAGTTTTTACAGATCTCGTCCACCTCGCGCAGCTTGGTGGAAATGTGGTGGTCGCCCAGATGGCGGATGTCCAGCCACAGGTGCTCGCCATACGGGGACTGCACACCGTGGCCGGCGCGCATGTGCTCGGTCATACGCCGGGCGACCACGTCGCGGGAGGCCAGCTCGGCCTTTTCCGGCTCGTAGATGTGCATGAAGCGTTCTTCGTGCACGTCCAAAAGCGTA
Coding sequences within:
- a CDS encoding fumarate reductase flavoprotein subunit, whose amino-acid sequence is MHIHTSDLLVIGAGLSGERVAVESALAGFDVVCLSIVPARRSHSSAAQGGMQAAIGNCVMGEGDCTDIHFLDTVKGSDWGCDQEVARMFADTAPIEMRRLAHWGVPWNRVVPGKSFYFKGGEKFEKFEKPEKEGLITSRSFGGTAKWRTCYTSDGTGHAVMCTMDNKCAELGITVLDRKEAISLLHDGEKCMGAVVRCLRTGKLEVYQARATVICTGGFGRIYSATTNAVICDGGGAAIAQETGLVPIGNPESIQFHPTGIVPTDILVTEGCRGDGGTLLDVHEERFMHIYEPEKAELASRDVVARRMTEHMRAGHGVQSPYGEHLWLDIRHLGDHHISTKLREVDEICKNFLGVDARTQLIPVRPTQHYTMAGVRTDKTGAAYGLKGLFSAGEAACWDMHGFNRLGGNSLAETVVAGGIIGRHIVEYLKGCETCFSTSLVKAEAAKQRQRIDDLIHDRLGKENVYKVRAEMQDALMKGCFVFRNEKDLQACIEALQGVYERAGKIGLVSNGLGANAEVAAALKLQGQVRLALCIATGALARKESRGSHNREDYPARDDKNWLNRTLAYWPE